DNA sequence from the Brachybacterium sp. P6-10-X1 genome:
GTGGTCGGCTACCGGCGGGATACGGAGAGCGCTGGCCATATGGGCAGGACGCCCGCCATTCCGCCCGCACCCGACCATGACCCCCGAGCACCCGGCGCACGGAACAGGCCCCAGGCGCGATGGCCCCCGAGCACCCACCGCACGGAACAGGCCCCAGGCGCGATGACCCCCAAAGCACCCGGCGCACGGAACAGGCCCCAGGCGCGGGAGCCGGCATGCGGTGTCGATGGCGGGGTGCCCGGTCCGGGCCGGTGGGGCAGGTGCGAAGAGCTCCGGACGATCCGGCGAGGGCCGGGGCTGATATACCTTTGGCCCGTGACTTCCCGCATGGCTCCCGGCGCTCGAGGGACGGCATGAACGCCCGTCGGCCCCTGCTGGGTTGGCTGCTGATCGCCCCCAGCCTGATCGGGGTCAGCGCGTTCCTGATCCTGCCCGTGCTGCTGGCCTTCATCGTCTCCCTGTTCCACTGGGACCTGCTGGGCACGCGCGACTTCATCGGGCTGGACAACTACGCCTCGCTGCTGGCCGACGGGGCGCTGGCGAACTCCCTGCTGGTGACGGCTCTGTTCACCCTGATCTCGGTGCCCGTCTCCCTCGCGCTGGGCCTGGCGCTGGCCTCCCAGCTGGTCCGCGCGGTCCCGGGGTCGGCGGTGGTGCGGGTGATCGTGGTGGTCCCCTGGGTGTGCGCCCCGCTCGCGCTCGGCGTGGTGTGGACGTGGATCTTCCAGCCGTCGGTCGGAGCGCTGAACCAGATCCTCGGGGTGCGGATCGAATGGCTGACCGACCCGTCCCTGGCCCTGCCCGCGGTGGCCTTCGTGGCGATCTGGCAGAACGTCGGCTACATCTCGCTGTTCTTCCAGGCCGGACTCTCCCGCATCCCCGGATCGATCTACGAGGCCGCGCGGCTGGACGGAGCAGGGCCCTGGCGCTCGATGTGGCACATGACGATCCCGCTGCTGCGGCCGACGACGTTCTTCCTGGCCGTCACCCAGGTGGTGGCGAGCTTCCAGGTGTTCGACATGGTCTACGCCCTCACCGGTGGCGGTCCGCAGCACCGCACCGAGGTCATCGCCTCCCTGATCTACCAGGAGGCCTTCACCTCCTCGAGCCTGGGGCGCGCGAGCGCCGTCGCCGTGATCCTGTTCGTGCTGCTGGTGATCATCACGCTGATCCAGCAGCGCTACTTCGCCCGCCGCATCACCTACGACATGAGCTGAGAGGAGGCCGACGATGCACGCCACCGAGGACACAGCGCCCCCGCGCACGCGCGACGCCGGCGACACCGCCGCGGCCCCCTCGTCCGACCGGGCCCTCCCGCGCCACGGGCCCGCGCCCCGCGGCCGACGCTCCGGAGCCGCG
Encoded proteins:
- a CDS encoding carbohydrate ABC transporter permease, which codes for MNARRPLLGWLLIAPSLIGVSAFLILPVLLAFIVSLFHWDLLGTRDFIGLDNYASLLADGALANSLLVTALFTLISVPVSLALGLALASQLVRAVPGSAVVRVIVVVPWVCAPLALGVVWTWIFQPSVGALNQILGVRIEWLTDPSLALPAVAFVAIWQNVGYISLFFQAGLSRIPGSIYEAARLDGAGPWRSMWHMTIPLLRPTTFFLAVTQVVASFQVFDMVYALTGGGPQHRTEVIASLIYQEAFTSSSLGRASAVAVILFVLLVIITLIQQRYFARRITYDMS